From Drosophila subpulchrella strain 33 F10 #4 breed RU33 unplaced genomic scaffold, RU_Dsub_v1.1 Primary Assembly Seq354, whole genome shotgun sequence, the proteins below share one genomic window:
- the LOC119560599 gene encoding uncharacterized protein LOC119560599 isoform X2, which yields MNAHSTAVAIIDMELDFDEDVDEHGDGGGASEEVGQGGDVRALVRRLQAGHVWIRQQMTHLQRRLVTLQLDRQRRLYEGRDRLQRLLRNLQVIYGRNWGL from the coding sequence ATGAATGCGCATTCAACAGCCGTGGCCATCATAGATATGGAACTGGATTTCGATGAGGATGTGGATGAACATGGGGATGGAGGCGGCGCCTCGGAGGAAGTGGGTCAGGGCGGGGATGTGCGGGCGCTGGTGCGGCGCCTGCAGGCTGGTCACGTGTGGATCCGGCAGCAGATGACGCACCTCCAGCGCCGCCTGGTGACCCTCCAGTTGGACAGACAAAGACGCCTCTACGAGGGAAGGGATCGGCTGCAGCGACTCCTGCGGAACTTGCAGGTGATATACGGACGCAACTGGGGCCTGTAG
- the LOC119560599 gene encoding uncharacterized protein LOC119560599 isoform X1: MCTTISCSRCKMNAHSTAVAIIDMELDFDEDVDEHGDGGGASEEVGQGGDVRALVRRLQAGHVWIRQQMTHLQRRLVTLQLDRQRRLYEGRDRLQRLLRNLQVIYGRNWGL, encoded by the coding sequence atgtGTACTACCATAAGCTGCAGCCGTTGCAAAATGAATGCGCATTCAACAGCCGTGGCCATCATAGATATGGAACTGGATTTCGATGAGGATGTGGATGAACATGGGGATGGAGGCGGCGCCTCGGAGGAAGTGGGTCAGGGCGGGGATGTGCGGGCGCTGGTGCGGCGCCTGCAGGCTGGTCACGTGTGGATCCGGCAGCAGATGACGCACCTCCAGCGCCGCCTGGTGACCCTCCAGTTGGACAGACAAAGACGCCTCTACGAGGGAAGGGATCGGCTGCAGCGACTCCTGCGGAACTTGCAGGTGATATACGGACGCAACTGGGGCCTGTAG